GAACCGGAGGTCACGGGCGTCGCCGGCACCCCCTCGGGAGGGGCTAGACGGCCGCGCCGATGAGCATGCCGAGCCCGTACGTGACGGCCGCCGCGGCGCCGCCGAGCACCAGCTGGCGCAGGCCGCTGAACCACCAGCCGCGCGCGGTGACCCGGGCGACCAGCGCACCGCAGGCGAAGAGGCCGAGGAGCGCGAGCAGCACGGCCGGCCAGAGCGCGGTCGCGCCGAGCAGGTACGGCAGCAGCGGCAGCAGCGCGCCGAGCGCGAAGGAGCCGAAGGACGAGACGGCGGCGACGAGCGGCGACGGCAGGTCGTCGGGGTCGATGCCCAGCTCCTCGCGGGCGTGGATCTCCAGCGCCTGCTCGGGGTCCCGGGAGAGCTGCATCGCGACCTCGCGGGCGAGCGCGGGCTCGACGCCGCGGGACACGTAGAGGGCGGCCAGCTCCTCCATCTCGTCGATCGGGTGCTTGCTCAACTGCACGCGCTCCACGTCCAGTTCCGCCTGGACGAGCTCGCGCTGCGAGGCGACGGAGGTGTACTCGCCGGCCGCCATGGAGAAGGCTCCCGCCGCCAGTCCGGCGAGTCCGGTGATGACGATCGTCTGCGAGGAGACCGCACCGCCGGCGACACCGGTCATGAGTGCGAGGTTCGAGACCAGGCCGTCCATCGCGCCGAAGACGGCGGGCCGCAGCCAACCGCCGTTCACGTCACGGTGGGTGTGGTTGTCCCGGTGGGCCTCGTGCAGCGGTGCCTGGGCTTCGATGATGGACATGCCTCTCCCCTCGTTCCGGCGGGCCGGGTCGGTCCGCCACCCCCAACACCCTCGAAAATACGCGCGATGTAAGGGGCCCGCCAGCAAGGCAGGCCGTACTTAGTAAGGCCCGCCTCAGTGTGGTGACCCTTCCCTGACCTCCCGTCACGCCCCCTCACCCCACTGACAGACGGGTGACAGAAGGCGTCCACCGGCGAGTCGTCCGCCCGCCGTGGCACAGATCCAGGCGAACGGGTACCGCCGAAGAGGTGCCCGCACCGAGGAAGGGGCCCGGAGATGGTGACCACGACATGCGACACCAGGGAACGGGCGAGGGGGGCGCTGCTCGGCCTCGCCGTCGGCGACGCGCTCGGCGCCCCCGCCGAGAACATGAAGCCCTCCGAGATCCGCCGCAGGTGGGGGCGGATCGAGGGCTTCCTGACGGACCGTCCGGCGGGCACCGACGACACCGAGTACGCGATCTTCTCCGCGCTGCTGCTCGCCCGGCACGGCTCGGCGCTCACCGTCGCCCACGTCGAGCGCGCGTGGCACCGCTGGATCGCCGACCTCGACGAGGGCCCCTTCCGCGGGGCGGGCTTCTCCGAGCGCGGCACCCTGGAGAACCTCCGCCGGGGCCTGGCCGCCCCCATCTCCGCCCAGCACCGGCACGCCTGGTCGGACGGACTGGCCATGCGGGCCGCGCCCTTCGGCGTCTTCGCGGCCGGCCGACCGGCGGAGGCGGCCCGACTCGTCGCCATCGACGGCAGCGTCAGCCACGAGGGCGAGGGCATCTACGGCGGCCAGGCGGTGGCGGCGGGCGTCGCCGCGGCGATGTCCGGCGCCGGCGTCACCTCCGTGATCGCGGCGGCCCTGTCGGTGATCCCCATGGACTCCTGGACGGCCCGCTCGCTGCGCCGCGCGGTGGTCGCGGCGCAGCGCGTCCAGCCGGACCCGCTCACCCGCGAACGCCAGGTCCGCTCGGCGGTCGTCATCGGCGGCTACCCGTGGACCGACCTGGCCCCGGAGGCCGTCGGCCTCGCCTTCGGCGCCTTCGCGGCGGCCCGCGGCGACTTCCGCACGGCGGTCCTGACGGCCGTGAACATGGGCCGCGACGCCGACACCACGGCGGCGGTGGCCGGCGCGCTGGCCGGCGCGGCGGGCGGCCTCGCCGCCATCCCCGAGGAATGGGCCACCGCCATCACCCCCGTGACCGGCAGCTGCCTCCCCACCATGCGCGGCTACCACGTCCTGGACGTAGCCGACCTCCTGACCGAAGAGGACCCCCGATGAGCGCCGACCTCACCACGACCACCCCGACCACGGCCGGCGCTCCCGCACCCGCCGCGCCTGCCGGCCCCACACCGACCACGGGCGACGCTCCCGCCCCGGCCGTGGGCGGTGCTCTCCCTCCCACCGTGTCCGGCGACCCCGCACCGGCCGTGTCCGGCGACCCCGCACCGGCTGTGGGC
The Streptomyces roseofulvus genome window above contains:
- a CDS encoding VIT1/CCC1 transporter family protein, encoding MSIIEAQAPLHEAHRDNHTHRDVNGGWLRPAVFGAMDGLVSNLALMTGVAGGAVSSQTIVITGLAGLAAGAFSMAAGEYTSVASQRELVQAELDVERVQLSKHPIDEMEELAALYVSRGVEPALAREVAMQLSRDPEQALEIHAREELGIDPDDLPSPLVAAVSSFGSFALGALLPLLPYLLGATALWPAVLLALLGLFACGALVARVTARGWWFSGLRQLVLGGAAAAVTYGLGMLIGAAV
- a CDS encoding ADP-ribosylglycohydrolase family protein, with amino-acid sequence MVTTTCDTRERARGALLGLAVGDALGAPAENMKPSEIRRRWGRIEGFLTDRPAGTDDTEYAIFSALLLARHGSALTVAHVERAWHRWIADLDEGPFRGAGFSERGTLENLRRGLAAPISAQHRHAWSDGLAMRAAPFGVFAAGRPAEAARLVAIDGSVSHEGEGIYGGQAVAAGVAAAMSGAGVTSVIAAALSVIPMDSWTARSLRRAVVAAQRVQPDPLTRERQVRSAVVIGGYPWTDLAPEAVGLAFGAFAAARGDFRTAVLTAVNMGRDADTTAAVAGALAGAAGGLAAIPEEWATAITPVTGSCLPTMRGYHVLDVADLLTEEDPR